A region from the Canis aureus isolate CA01 chromosome 10, VMU_Caureus_v.1.0, whole genome shotgun sequence genome encodes:
- the LOC144322502 gene encoding uncharacterized protein LOC144322502 isoform X3 has product MAFDSPQEVTVISLLFAHWMGMCSSASGILLASSSSEYCPGIWPVSQDSRSACHSTDPPGWTRGKNEQLLVESEPTASKHQCRGKKRSKGGAFAEWRHGQGNA; this is encoded by the exons ATGGCGTTTGACTCCCCCCAGGAAGTTACAGTGATTTCACTACTATTTGCACACTGGATGGGAATGTGCTCATCTGCTTCAGGCATTCTTCTGGCTTCATCAAGCAGTGAGTACTGCCCTGGAATCTGGCCAGTCTCTCAGGACTCAAGAAGTGCATGCCACAGCACAGATCCACCAGGCTGGACACGCGGGAAGAATGAGCAGCTGCTAGTTGAGAGCGAGCCCACTGCAAGCAAG CATCAatgcagagggaagaagaggagcaAAGGGGGAGCATTTGCAG